In the Sandaracinaceae bacterium genome, GGTGCTGGGGAGCGGGCCACGGGTGCTGCTGGCGCAGGTGCTGCTGCCGCCCGGCGCGCGCTTCACCCTGCCCACCAGCGTGTGTCAGGACGTGCTCGTCTACGTTCGGCACGGCGCCACGGAGCTGGACGGCGGGCGCCCGCTGCTGCCGGGCCGCGCCGTGCGCTTCGGCCTGGACGGGGCCGCGCTCGGAAACACCAGCGGGCGGGACGCCGAGGTCTATGTGATCGTGAGCCGCAGCGTGGCGCGCCGCTTCGGGCCCGACGCCACGCTGGACATGCAGCTGGCTCCCGTGGACCCGGCTTGCGGTGAGGCCGCGCCGGCCACGGGGCTGTCGGACCTGGGCGCTCAGCCGCTGGTGCACGCGGGCGGTGAGCTGCGTGTGAACATCCTCCTGGACGAGCAGGGGCAAGGGGCCCGCCACGCGGCGCTCACGCGTCTGGACGCCAGCGCGGCGGCGGGCGTGCCCCTCCACACCCACGAGGACTCCGCCGAGGTCATCTTCATCGAAGAGGGGGAAGGGCGCATGCTCGTGGGAGACCAGCACGTGGCGGTGCGTCCCGGCACATTCGTGTACATCCCACCGCGCACGCCGCACTCGTTCACCCCGTCGGGCAACTCGCCGCTGCGGGCGATGCAGGTGTACGCGCCGGCCGGCCCCGAGCAGCGCTTCCGTGAGCTGCCGCCCCCACCGGCTCCAGTAGCGGATTCAAGTGTGATGCCTGTATCCGATGTGAATCCTGCTCCGGTCGATCCCAACGCACTCTCCGTCCCCGACTGGGGCGCCACGCGGCCTGTGGCTCCCGCGAACCCCTGAGGAACCCGATGGACTTTGCTCCCGACGAGCTGCTGAGCGCCATCCAAGGCACCGCCCAGCGCGTGGCCCAAGACCAGCGCGCGGCCACCCCGGCGGAGCGCGAGCGCGTGGGTCGCGAAGGCGCGCTGCACGCGGGGTTGTTGGAGCTGCTGGTCGGAGAAGACCCCGACGAGGTGGCTGGTCCCACCGCGTTCGTGCTGGCCCTCCACACGCTGTCGCAGACCGAAACCGGCCTCGCGCTGTGGGTCTGGGCTCAGAACGTGGCCCAGAGCGCGGCCGGCGCGGTCTCTCCGGACTTCGCCCGCGCGTGGCGCGACGGAGCCTCGGTGGCCGTGCCCCTGGACCTCGAGCTCACCACCGGAGATGGCTGGCACGTGTCCTGTGGGGCACCCCACGCGCTCGCCCATCAGGCCGGCGCCTGGTCCTTGCAAGCCGGCCAGGCGGGCACCCGCACCAGCGTGGGCGTCGACGGCGCCGACATCGGGCTGTTCGTCGCCGGCCGCGAACTGGGCCCCCTCCACACACCCGACATCGCGCTTGCCGTCACCGGCCTCGCCGCCATCGCCGCCGGCGTGGCCCAGCGTGCCACCCGCGCCACCGCCGAGTACGCCCTCGTGCGTCAGCAGTTCGGCCACCCCATCGCTGAGTTTCAGGCCATCCAGTTCATGCTGGCCGACAGCCAGACCGGCGCCGAGGCCGCCCGGCTCATGTCCCTGGCCAGCGCCAGCCAGCCCGACCTTCCGGCTGCCGCACGCGCACTCTCCTGCGCCGCCGCCGCCGCCCGCGCAGCCGCCGACGTGGCCGTCCAGGTCCACGGAGGCGCCGGCTACACCCGCGACTACCCGGCCGAGGCCCTCCTCCGCGACGCCAGCATCCTCCAGCAAGTCGCCACCCGCCGCTTCACCGCCAGCGCCCTCCCACCCTTCGCCCAAGCCCCGGCCTAGCCTCTGCCTCCAAGCGGGCGGAGCATTCACGTCGAGGTCAGTCGCATCCCCGCAGAAGCCCCGGGTTCGGCGCGCCAACCTCGCGCCCACCCGAGTCCGCTGGCCGCAAACGTCACCATGGAGGGTGAGGGGCGTCCTGGGCAGCGGGGCTTGATGGGCCCCAGAAAGCAAACGGAGCGCAGCGCAGTGCCGCTTTCAGGGAGGTATCAGAGCGAGCGCCAGCGCGAGCGCACCCGCAGACCAGGATGCCCTTCGCCCTCCCATCGATCACCCCCTGCAGGCGCCCACCCCACTCAGCTGCAGCCGGGTTTGACACGTCGGACCCAACACGGCACGATCGCGCCCCGCCCGACGGGCCCGCCCCGTCTCCATTCCATGCTCCGAGCCCTCTCCTGAATGTCCGCCGATCCGCCCCTGGCACTGGATCCGAATTTTCGCATCGAGTTGCCCAATTTCGAGGGGCCGCTCGATCTGCTGCTGTACCTGGTGCAGAAGCACGAGCTGAACGTCCTGGACCTGCCCATCGCCTTCGTGACGGAGCGCTACCTGGCCTACATCTCCGTGATGCAGAGCCTGAACCTGGACATCGCGGCGGAGTACCTGGTGATGGCGGCCACCCTGGCGCACATCAAGAGCAAGATGCTCCTGCCGAAGCCGCCGGAGGACCAGGACGACGATCCCGAAGAGGAGCTGGACCCGCGCGCGGAGCTCATTCGCAGGCTGCTCGAGTACCAGAAGTACAAGCAGGTGGCCGAGGAGTTGGGTGCACGAGGCGTGGCTGGCCGCGACGTGTTCAAGCGTGGGGCGCCTGGTGAGTCCGCTTCGGGTGAGCCGCCGCTGGCGTCCCTGAGCCTGTTCAAGCTCATCGACGCGTTCCAGAAGATTGCCAAGCGCGTGCAGGGCGAGGTGTCGCTCGAGGTGGACGCCGAACGCATCACCATTCAAGAGCGCATGAATCAGGTGGTGGACATCCTGAACACACAGGTGCGCTGCCGCTTCGAGCAGCTGTTCGAGGGCCTGACCACTCGCTACGACTTGGTGGTCACGTTTCTGGCGCTGCTCGAGATGGCCAAGATGCAGCGCCTGCGCATCTACCAGTCGGACCCCGAGGCACCCATTCACCTCGAGTACCGTGAGGCGCCTGCGGACGGAACGCTGGAGGACCCGAACGAGCAGGGCACGCCGTGGCGCCCCAGCTCCGACGATGACCACGCTGTGGGCGTGGTGCCGGCTGCCGCGTGGGAGCCCGAGGACGCCGGGGAAGACTACGACGAGTCCCTCGACGACTTCGGCCTTGGCGAAGAAGACTCGCACGACGAGGACGAAGACTCGGACGACGAAGTCGAAGCGGGTGAGCAACTTGATGCGGACGAGCTTTCGTTGCATGACCCCGACGGCGCGCCCGGTGGCGCGGACCTCTCGAAGCCCCAGGCGCTTGATGACACCGATGACGCGAGCGAGGAGGACCTGTGAGCGGTCCGAATGAACCCGACGACGACTCCGTCTTCGAGCACACCCAGCCGTCCATCGAGGCTCCGCTGGAAGACGTTCCGCTAGGCCAGGCCCCCCTCGAGGACGATCCCACCGGAGATGCCCGCGCGCCGCTCTTCGAGACCGACTCCGGTCCGAGCTTCCTCGGAGAAGACTCGGCTGATGAAGACACCGCGAGCGGCGATGACTCGCCCGCTCCCGACTCCGATGACGATGCGCCCGACGAGGACACGCTGGTGGGCTCGAGCGCTGGACTGATCGACGCCGCCAGCGAGCACCGCTCCGGTGAGTCAGAGTTCGAGCTGGAGCTAGTGGGAGACGGTGAAGAGGGCGAGGGCTTCCCACTGCCTGGAGGCGACCACCCCGGTGGTCCGGGCCTCGAGCGCGCTGGGCTGGCGCCCCCGCCTGATCCCGCGCGCCTCAAGTCCATTCTCGAGAGCCTCATCTTCGTGGCGGAGAAGCCGCTCACCGAGAAGCAACTGGCCACCGCGGCGCGCGCCTCGCTCGGGGAGATTCGCCCACTGCTCATCGAGCTGACCAACGACTACGAACAGCGCGGTATCAGCCTGGATCTCGTCGCAGGTGGGTATCAGTTCCGCTCCGCTGCGCGCAACGCCGCCTTCGTGCGGGAGCTGGTGGCGGCCAAGCCGGTGCGCCTGTCGCGTCCGCAGATCGAGACGCTGGCCATCGTGGCCTATCGCCAGCCCGTGACGCGTCCCGAGGTGGATGACATCCGCGGCGTGGACTCGGGCTACGCGCTCAACGCGCTGGGCGAGCGTCAGCTCATCAAGGTGGTGGGCCGCAAGGAAGAGGCCGGGCGCCCGCTGCTGTATGGCACCACCGCTTACTTCCTCGAGTTCTTCGGGCTCAACAACCTCTCGGACCTGCCCACGCTGAAGGAGTTCAGTGACCTGAGCGAAGAGAGCCGCGCGCTCTTCGAGCGGCGCATGGGCGAGCCACTGGATCTGGCCAGCGTGGAGGCGCAGTCCAAGGCCGCCGTGGAGGAGGCCACGGACCGCGAGTTCACCGACGAGAGCGACGATGACGGCGCCCCCGAGCAGGTCTCCGAGGAGCCCCGCGAAGACGGCGATGATGAGCCCGATGCGCGTGGCGGCGACGCCGAAGTGGGCGACGACCACCACGCGGAAGACGATGAGGCCGATGCACGGGGTGGGGACGCGGAGGTCGACTCGGGCGACGACGATTCGGACGACGACGACGACTCGGACGACTCGGACGACGACGACGATGACGATGACGACGATTCGGACGACGACGACGACGATTCGGACGACGACGACGACGACGATTCGACGACGACGACGACGACGACGACGACGACGATGATGATGATGATGATGATGACGAAGAGGAAGACGACGAGGACGACGACGAATGACGTTTCAGGATCTGATCCTCACGCTCGGGAAGTTCTGGGCGGATCACGGCTGCCTGCTCGTGCAGCCCTACAACTCGGAGGTCGGCGCGGGCACCTTCAACCCCTCCACGTTCCTGCGGGCCATCGGCCCCGAGCCCTGGAACGTCGCCTACGTCGAGCCTTCGCGGCGTCCCACGGACGGTCGCTACGGTGACAACCCGAACCGGCTGCAGCAGTTCCATCAGTATCAGGTCATCCTCAAGCCGGCGCCGCTGAACATCCAGGAGCTCTACCTGGAGTCACTGCGTGCCCTCGGCACCGACCCGCTGCAGCACGACATTCGCTTCATCGAGGACGACTGGGAGTCGCCCACGCTCGGCGCCTGGGGCCTCGGCTGGCAGGTGTGGCTGGACGGCCTCGAGATCAGCCAGTTCACCTACTTCCAGCAGTGCGGCGGCGTGGACTGCAAGCCCATCAGCGGCGAGCTCACCTACGGGCTCGAGCGCATCGCCATGTACCTGCAGGACGTGGACAACGTCTACGACCTCGAGTGGAGCCAGGGCGTGCGCTACGGTGACATCTGGAAGCGCGCCGAGTGGGAGTGGAGCAGCTACAACTTCGAGCGCGCCGACGTGGCGCTGCACCAGCAGTTCTTCGACGCGTACGAGCAGCAGTGCATCCGCCTGCTCACGCTGAGCGACAAGCGCGCGAAGGGCGGCGCCCTGGCCTACGAGCGCGAGCCCCTCGAGCGGCTGGTCCTTCCGGCCTACGACTGCGTCATCAAGTGCAGCCACTACTTCAACGTGCTGGACGCGCGCGGCGCCATCTCGGTGACCGAGCGTCAGCGCTTCATCGGGCGCGTGCGTCACATCGCGCGCGCCACCGCCGAGTCCTGGCTGGCCCAGCGCGAAGCCCTCGGCTTCCCCCTGCTCCGCGAGGCGGTCTAGCCCATGCCTAACGAACTGCTTATCGAAGTGGGGCTCGAGGAGCTCCCGGCGTCCTTCCTGAAACAGGCGCTCTCGTCCATCGAGGCCGCCGCCCACGAGCTGCTGGCCGGCGCACGACTGACGCCCACGTCCATCGAGGTGCTGGGCAGCCCGCGGCGCATCGCGCTGCGCGTGCGTGGCTTGCCGGAGCGTCAGCCCGATCGCCAAGAGGTGGTGCAGGGGCCGCCGTGGGCCGCCGCGTTCGACGACGCCGGCGTCCCCAAGAACGGCGCCGTCGGCTTCGCCAAGAAGCAGGGCGTCCCCGTGGAGTCGCTCATCGCGGTGGAGACCGAGCGTGGCAAGTACGTGGCCGCGAACGTCTTCGAGCCCGGACAGGAGGCCAAGGCAGTCCTCCCCGAGCTGCTCCACACGCTGTGCGGGCGCATCTCGTTCCCGAAGTCCATGCGCTGGGGGGAGGGCACCTTCGCCTTCGGTCGCCCCGTGCACTGGCTGGTGGGGCTCTTCGGCGCCGACGTGGTGCCCTTCCAATTCGCGGGCCTCACCGCAGGGCGCAGCACACGGGGTCACCGCTTCCTCGCGCCCGACGCATTCGACCTCGCCGACGCCAGCGAGTACGAGGCGCGCCTCGCCGCTGCCCACGTGATCGTGGACATGAAGCAGAAGAAGCAGCGCA is a window encoding:
- a CDS encoding segregation/condensation protein A, coding for MSADPPLALDPNFRIELPNFEGPLDLLLYLVQKHELNVLDLPIAFVTERYLAYISVMQSLNLDIAAEYLVMAATLAHIKSKMLLPKPPEDQDDDPEEELDPRAELIRRLLEYQKYKQVAEELGARGVAGRDVFKRGAPGESASGEPPLASLSLFKLIDAFQKIAKRVQGEVSLEVDAERITIQERMNQVVDILNTQVRCRFEQLFEGLTTRYDLVVTFLALLEMAKMQRLRIYQSDPEAPIHLEYREAPADGTLEDPNEQGTPWRPSSDDDHAVGVVPAAAWEPEDAGEDYDESLDDFGLGEEDSHDEDEDSDDEVEAGEQLDADELSLHDPDGAPGGADLSKPQALDDTDDASEEDL
- a CDS encoding glycine--tRNA ligase subunit alpha, coding for MTFQDLILTLGKFWADHGCLLVQPYNSEVGAGTFNPSTFLRAIGPEPWNVAYVEPSRRPTDGRYGDNPNRLQQFHQYQVILKPAPLNIQELYLESLRALGTDPLQHDIRFIEDDWESPTLGAWGLGWQVWLDGLEISQFTYFQQCGGVDCKPISGELTYGLERIAMYLQDVDNVYDLEWSQGVRYGDIWKRAEWEWSSYNFERADVALHQQFFDAYEQQCIRLLTLSDKRAKGGALAYEREPLERLVLPAYDCVIKCSHYFNVLDARGAISVTERQRFIGRVRHIARATAESWLAQREALGFPLLREAV
- a CDS encoding cupin domain-containing protein — its product is MGRSSRAWRTLSALAVVTALGGVLLPGCATPRTAGSASATPATPRTRVLGSGPRVLLAQVLLPPGARFTLPTSVCQDVLVYVRHGATELDGGRPLLPGRAVRFGLDGAALGNTSGRDAEVYVIVSRSVARRFGPDATLDMQLAPVDPACGEAAPATGLSDLGAQPLVHAGGELRVNILLDEQGQGARHAALTRLDASAAAGVPLHTHEDSAEVIFIEEGEGRMLVGDQHVAVRPGTFVYIPPRTPHSFTPSGNSPLRAMQVYAPAGPEQRFRELPPPPAPVADSSVMPVSDVNPAPVDPNALSVPDWGATRPVAPANP